The window TGCCCCTACACAGGAAATTGACGGTTAATAAATCCATGCACCTAAATTTCCAAGGCAAAATCTGCATACATTGCAACACACAGAATAAACAGTTGGTTGTTGGCATCATGGAAGCGGGCTGAGACAGTGACGCACAAATCTCCTGACGGTCGCGGTACATAAGGGTCGGTCGTATAATAAGCAAATTGTGCTTCCAGCAAAAGATAATAATATTCCTTTAGCGAGTGATCGGTGCCTTTAACGGGCGCAGGAAAAATAATTGTCTTTTGTGGTTGCAAGTGCCGCAGGTTGCAGATGCAGTCGCTGACTTGTATGCCCGTTTCATCCAAAACGTGGATCGATTCCACTGAGGGATAATGTCCAATGATTTCGTTCAATTGCCGATCGAAATCTTCCACCTGAGTTGTGGTCAATTCCCTCAAGCAAGCGTCCACAGTCGCCAAGCGTTCCTCCTGCTTGGATTTGCGGGCTTTGATTTTAGCCAGCTTATGGCTTTTGAATTTGTTTGCGGTGTCGTTGATAGTGTCTTGGAAGCCGTTGTCCCGTTCGGCATCAATGGCGTGGGGTCTGGCAAAATAATAGCCTTGTAGCAAGTCCGCACCTAATTCTAGGACTGCGATCGCTTCCTCCTGGCATTCTATCCCTTCCGCGATTACCCAACCGCCGATTTTTTCCGACAACATGACCAGCGACTTGAAAATCTGCTGCTTGTGGTATTCGTTGTGAATATTTTGTACCAAACTGCGGTCGATTTTCAAAATGTCCGGCTTGATAAAAGCAATGCGGTCAAGGTTGGAGTGACCGCAACCTATGTCATCCAGCGCTACTAAAAAGCCATGCTGCTTGTAGCTGTCCACCATCCGACTCAACGCTTTGATGTCGTCGATGTGCGACTCCAGAATTTCGATGACGATGTTGTGCGGATTTAGATTTAAGTGTTCCACCACATCCAGCAGTTCGCCGCAGCCCTTTAAGTCACTAACCACCGTAGAAGGGTGAAAATTCAAAAACAAAATCAGCTTTGGGTTGGCAGCATGGAGGCGCAGGAAGTTTTCCGCAGCCGTTTTGCTGCACAGCTTGTCTAAATCTAGGATGGTGTCCAAAACAGCAGCTAAGCCGAAAAGAGTGTCGGGAGAAATAAGCGAACCGCCCTCCCCAATGCCTCGCGCTAACGCTTCCAGTCCAATAACATCTCTTCTACGGATTGAAACGATTGGCTGGAAATGAGGTTGCAGGCGCTTGTTTTGAATAATATCGCGGATGCAACAGCGGGGGGAATTATCAGA of the Funiculus sociatus GB2-C1 genome contains:
- a CDS encoding EAL domain-containing protein: MQVANVDSDNSPRCCIRDIIQNKRLQPHFQPIVSIRRRDVIGLEALARGIGEGGSLISPDTLFGLAAVLDTILDLDKLCSKTAAENFLRLHAANPKLILFLNFHPSTVVSDLKGCGELLDVVEHLNLNPHNIVIEILESHIDDIKALSRMVDSYKQHGFLVALDDIGCGHSNLDRIAFIKPDILKIDRSLVQNIHNEYHKQQIFKSLVMLSEKIGGWVIAEGIECQEEAIAVLELGADLLQGYYFARPHAIDAERDNGFQDTINDTANKFKSHKLAKIKARKSKQEERLATVDACLRELTTTQVEDFDRQLNEIIGHYPSVESIHVLDETGIQVSDCICNLRHLQPQKTIIFPAPVKGTDHSLKEYYYLLLEAQFAYYTTDPYVPRPSGDLCVTVSARFHDANNQLFILCVAMYADFALEI